From one Dermacentor andersoni chromosome 1, qqDerAnde1_hic_scaffold, whole genome shotgun sequence genomic stretch:
- the LOC140219027 gene encoding tigger transposable element-derived protein 6-like produces the protein MPPPAKKRKFITLQDKAEIIAQAGKGRKKMDIAEEFGIACSSISTILKNKASILRALRNGVSAKNKTVSVAAFPDVDKAVFAWFCEQRANKVPLSGRVLQQKALDFACILGHADFKASPGWLSRFKARHDIVAKVISGEAAAVDPLTTSSWLLTNKEVLDLYKPLDIYNADETALFYEMLPSKTLDLKGQECRGGKHSKQRVTILLCTNMDGTDKRPLLVIGRRSPAASREIVGCPYSTPRT, from the coding sequence ATGCCACCTCCAGCCAAAAAGAGGAAATTTATCACACTGCAGGATAAGGCTGAAATTATTGCCCAAGCTGGAAAGGGCAGGAAGAAAATGGATATCGCCGAAGAATTTGGAATTGCGTGCAGTTCGATATCGACAattctgaaaaacaaggcctCCATTCTCCGCGCGCTCAGAAATGGTGTGAGTGCGAAAAACAAAACGGTGAGCGTTGCGGCTTTTCCAGACGTTGACAAGGCGGTGTTTGCATGGTTTTGTGAACAGCGTGCCAACAAAGTGCCGCTGTCTGGCAGAGTTCTTCAGCAGAAAGCGCTGGACTTCGCATGCATTCTCGGGCATGCTGATTTTAAGGCTAGCCCTGGCTGGTTGAGCCGTTTCAAAGCCCGCCACGACATAGTGGCCAAAGTCATTTCCGGGGAGGCAGCAGCCGTCGACCCTTTGACAACGTCGTCGTGGCTGCTCACCAACAAAGAAGTATTGGACCTGTACAAGCCCTTGGACATTTACAACGCAGATGAGACGGCCTTATTCTACGAGATGCTGCCATCGAAGACCCTGGACTTAAAAGGCCAAGAATGCCGCGGGGGGAAACACAGCAAGCAGCGTGTAACAATTTTGTTGTGCACCAACATGGACGGCACAGATAAACGGCCACTACTTGTGATCGGCAGAAGAAGCCCCGCTGCTTCAAGGGAAATCGTCGGCTGCCCGTACAGTACACCGCGAACCTGA